A section of the Mastomys coucha isolate ucsf_1 unplaced genomic scaffold, UCSF_Mcou_1 pScaffold15, whole genome shotgun sequence genome encodes:
- the Cdca7 gene encoding cell division cycle-associated protein 7, which translates to MEARRARQKALKVKNLKNVRYMKLMSMETSSSSDDSCDSFASDNFANTKPRPEATKELASIFHADSDDESFCGFSESEIQDGMRLQFNREGCRTRSQCRHSGPLRVAMNFPARNTRRAANKKAAPPKPSESSANDSLGEIAGSPECWFSLLWRKWIYLVCFICQSKSPRRRTFPGVASRRNPERRTRPFCGPCLRNRYGEEVKDALLDPNWHCPPCRGICNCSFCRQRDGRCATGVLVYLAKYHGFGNVHAYLKSLKQEFEMQG; encoded by the exons ATGGAGGCTCGCCGCGCGCGG CAAAAGGCTCTCAAAGTAAAGAACTTAAAGAATGTCAGATATATGAAGTTGATGTCCATGGAGACGTCGTCATCCTCCGATGACAGTTGTGACAGCTTTGCTTCTGATAATTTTGCAAACACA AAACCAAGGCCAGAGGCCACTAAGGAATTGGCCAGCATTTTCCATGCCGACTCTGATGATGAATCATTTTGCGGTTTTTCAGAGAGTGAGATACAAGATGGAATG AGACTGCAGTTCAACAGGGAAGGCTGCAGGACCAGAAGTCAGTGCCGGCACTCCGGGCCTCTCAGGGTAGCAATGAATTTCCCAGCACGAAATACCCGGAGGGCAGCCAACAAAAAAGCAGCGCCCCCAAAGCCCTCTGAGAGCTCTGCAAATGATTCC TTAGGGGAAATTGCAGGTTCCCCAGAGTGCTGGTTCTCTCTGTTATGGAGAAAGTGGATCTATCTCGTGTGTTTCATTTGCCAGTCAAAGTCACCTAGAAGACGCACATTCCCAGGTGTGGCTTCCAGAAGGAACCCGGAACGGAGAACTCGACCT TTCTGTGGTCCCTGCCTTCGAAATCGCTATGGCGAGGAGGTCAAGGATGCTCTGCTGGATCCG AACTGGCACTGCCCACCTTGTCGAGGAATTTGCAACTGCAGCTTCTGCCGCCAGCGTGATGGACGGTGCGCCACCGGAGTCCTGGTGTATTTAGCAAAGTACCACGGCTTTGGGAATGTTCATGCTTACTTGAAAAG TCTGAAGCAGGAATTTGAAATGCAAGGGTAG